One genomic segment of Dehalococcoidia bacterium includes these proteins:
- a CDS encoding metallophosphoesterase family protein: MRIGLITDTHLPALFRQLDGLGPECGAFLTGVDLILHGGDVTAPSVLDWLAQFAPVVAAQGNNDDFHDPRLRKVQYLELEGWRIGMAHNLAPETQPLHAVHYRCFDRPLDIMIGGHTHLERLRHEHGMLLVNSGSPILPHQKETRLGTAALLEITPDRVRAEIVVLGETPGRPNPGQSALIELERDSFHAAHQP, translated from the coding sequence ATGCGCATCGGCCTCATCACGGACACCCATCTGCCGGCGCTCTTCCGCCAGCTCGACGGCCTGGGGCCGGAGTGCGGCGCCTTTCTGACCGGCGTCGACCTGATCCTGCACGGCGGCGATGTCACGGCGCCCTCGGTGCTCGACTGGCTGGCGCAGTTCGCGCCGGTCGTCGCCGCGCAGGGCAACAATGACGACTTCCACGACCCGCGGCTGCGCAAGGTGCAGTACCTTGAGCTGGAAGGCTGGCGCATCGGCATGGCGCATAACCTGGCGCCGGAGACGCAGCCGCTGCACGCCGTCCACTACCGCTGCTTCGATCGCCCGCTCGACATCATGATCGGCGGCCACACGCACCTCGAGCGGCTGCGCCACGAGCACGGCATGTTGCTGGTGAACTCCGGCAGCCCGATTCTGCCGCACCAAAAGGAGACCCGGCTGGGCACCGCCGCGCTGCTCGAGATTACGCCCGATCGCGTCCGCGCCGAGATCGTCGTGCTCGGTGAAACGCCCGGGCGCCCAAACCCGGGCCAGTCCGCACTGATCGAGCTTGAGCGCGACAGCTTTCATGCGGCGCATCAGCCGTAG
- a CDS encoding inositol monophosphatase family protein yields MSMPPLSTRLPEDDTAGEFEPVRAAAAEIAAAAGAELQHRFAAPGQVRFKSRKDADPVTEADEAVERFVRQRVAERFPAHDVLGEEGGGSTHPGEWLWVVDPLDGTANFANGLAVFAVSIGVLHRLRPVAAALYTTFGPEGRPCVLSARLGGGLLCDGELFVQPAAALSKRARLSGVPAGIHRAFALWRLRGQLPGETRSFGSTAAELGLVATGRWQYAVFSSPRLWDVAAGILLVRESGGAVYGDRRGRWQPLERIAPPRGKPLSEWKQAVIAGDAALLGQLTGKVRVRRSPRERAERLFGPECVDRAVSGWDRRGAPAVRRLLRLRSAVARRVGRES; encoded by the coding sequence ATGAGCATGCCGCCGTTGTCCACCCGGCTGCCAGAAGACGATACCGCCGGCGAGTTCGAGCCAGTGCGCGCCGCGGCTGCAGAAATTGCCGCCGCTGCCGGCGCCGAGTTGCAACACCGCTTCGCTGCGCCAGGACAGGTGCGCTTCAAGTCCAGGAAGGACGCCGATCCCGTCACCGAGGCGGACGAGGCGGTCGAGCGCTTCGTACGGCAGCGCGTCGCCGAGCGCTTTCCGGCGCACGACGTGCTCGGCGAAGAGGGCGGCGGCTCGACGCATCCTGGTGAGTGGCTCTGGGTAGTGGACCCGCTGGACGGCACGGCGAATTTCGCCAACGGGCTCGCGGTCTTCGCCGTTTCGATCGGCGTGCTGCACCGCCTGCGCCCCGTGGCCGCCGCGCTCTACACGACCTTCGGGCCGGAGGGACGCCCCTGCGTGCTCAGCGCCCGCCTCGGCGGCGGCCTGCTCTGCGACGGCGAGCTGTTCGTCCAGCCTGCTGCCGCGCTCTCCAAGCGCGCCCGTCTCTCCGGCGTGCCGGCAGGCATTCACCGCGCCTTCGCCCTCTGGCGGCTGCGCGGCCAGCTTCCGGGCGAGACCCGCTCCTTCGGCAGCACGGCGGCTGAGCTGGGTCTCGTCGCCACCGGTCGCTGGCAGTACGCGGTCTTCAGTTCGCCGCGGCTGTGGGACGTGGCCGCGGGCATCCTGCTGGTTCGCGAGTCGGGCGGGGCGGTCTATGGCGACCGGCGCGGTCGCTGGCAGCCGCTGGAGCGGATTGCGCCGCCGCGCGGCAAGCCGCTCAGCGAATGGAAGCAGGCCGTGATCGCGGGCGACGCGGCGTTACTGGGCCAGCTGACCGGAAAGGTGCGCGTACGCCGCTCGCCGCGCGAACGGGCGGAACGGCTGTTCGGCCCGGAGTGTGTCGATCGCGCCGTCTCCGGCTGGGATCGGCGCGGCGCTCCGGCCGTCCGGCGATTGCTGCGGTTGCGCTCAGCGGTCGCCCGCCGAGTTGGCCGCGAGAGTTGA
- the pdxA gene encoding 4-hydroxythreonine-4-phosphate dehydrogenase PdxA encodes MGSSRPLIAITLGDPAGIGAEVVVKALAIPAVRAACRPLLVGDAATLCRALELCGFDWPLDIIEAAALDADPSPGRIALLDVPIRSGEPPPFGVLSAEAGDVAVRAVETACDLALAGRVAGIVTAPLNKEAMRLAGYAYDGHTELLAVRTGAGGVCMLLAGERLRVSHVTGHRALREAALPPSAERLRQVFTLTAAALRRLGFPKPRIAVAGLNPHAGEGGLFGSEEIEVLAPAIAAAQAATADCAISGPYPADTIFRRAAAGEFDGVVAMYHDQGHIPVKMIEFDSAVNVTLGLPIIRTSPDHGTAFDIAGKGVANPANMIAAIRLAARMASHADAEG; translated from the coding sequence ATGGGAAGTTCACGGCCGCTCATCGCGATCACCCTGGGCGATCCCGCGGGAATCGGCGCCGAGGTCGTTGTGAAAGCCCTGGCGATTCCCGCCGTGCGGGCCGCCTGTCGCCCACTGCTAGTCGGCGACGCGGCAACGCTTTGCCGGGCGCTGGAACTCTGCGGCTTTGATTGGCCGCTCGACATAATCGAAGCGGCGGCACTGGACGCTGACCCATCCCCAGGACGGATTGCCCTCCTCGATGTGCCCATCCGAAGCGGTGAACCGCCGCCCTTCGGCGTCCTGTCCGCCGAAGCGGGCGACGTGGCCGTGCGGGCCGTCGAGACGGCATGCGATCTCGCCCTGGCCGGCCGCGTCGCCGGGATCGTGACGGCGCCGCTGAACAAGGAGGCGATGCGCCTGGCCGGCTACGCGTACGACGGTCACACGGAGCTGCTGGCGGTGCGCACCGGCGCGGGGGGCGTCTGCATGTTGCTCGCGGGAGAGCGTCTGCGCGTCAGCCACGTCACCGGCCATCGCGCGCTTCGCGAAGCCGCGCTGCCGCCCAGCGCGGAGCGGCTGCGGCAGGTCTTCACGCTCACGGCCGCGGCGCTGCGCCGGCTGGGCTTTCCGAAGCCGCGCATCGCCGTCGCCGGTCTGAATCCGCACGCGGGCGAGGGCGGGCTGTTCGGATCAGAGGAGATCGAGGTGCTTGCCCCGGCAATTGCGGCGGCGCAGGCGGCGACGGCGGATTGCGCCATCTCCGGACCATATCCAGCCGACACGATCTTCCGGCGGGCCGCGGCCGGCGAGTTCGACGGCGTGGTGGCGATGTACCACGACCAGGGCCACATCCCGGTCAAGATGATCGAGTTCGATTCCGCGGTGAACGTGACGCTGGGCCTTCCGATCATCCGCACCTCGCCCGACCACGGCACGGCCTTCGACATCGCCGGCAAGGGCGTGGCGAACCCCGCGAACATGATCGCGGCGATCAGGCTGGCGGCGCGTATGGCATCCCATGCGGACGCGGAGGGTTGA